GCGCTCAACCACCGCGACCAGTGGATTCGCCACGGCCAATACGCGGGTATCAAACTGCCGATCATTCTCGGCTCCGACGGCGCGGGTCTCGTGCATTCAATTGGCGACGGTGTTGACAACGCCTTGCTCGGACAGGAAGTCATCATCAACCCCAGTCTTGATTGGGGGCCGAATGAAGCGGCGCAAGGCAAGAACTACCGCATGCTCGGTTTGCCCGACGATGGCACCTACGCCGAATTCATCAAGGTGCCCGCCGAAAACGTCGTCGCCAAACCGGCGCATCTGTCGTTTGAGGAAGCCGCCGCGCTCCCCCTGGCCGCCTTGACGGCCTATCGCGCGGTGGCGACCCGCGCGCAAGTCAAAGCGGGCGAAACCGTGCTCGTCACCGGCGTGGGTGGCGGCGTGGCCTCCTTTGCCGTGCAAATCGCCAAGGCGCTGGGGGCGCGCGTGCTGGTCACTTCGGGCAGCGATGAAAAGATCGCACGCGCCAAAGAATTGGGCGCGGAAGGCGGCGCGAATTACAAAACGCAGGATTGGGCCAAAGAAATCACCGCGCTGAGTGGTGGCGGGCCTGATGTGATCATAGACAGCGCGGGCGCGGACACGCTCGAAACCGCCGTCAAGATCGTCAAACCCGCCGGCCGCATCGTTTTCTTCGGCGCGACAAACGGCCTCGCGCCGGGGCTGGATTTGCGGCGGATTTTCTTCAAGCAACTCAACCTGCTCGGCTCGACGATGGGCAGCCCGCGCGAGTTTGCGGCCATGCTGCAACTTTACAACGACCAGAAGCTGCGACCGGCGGTGGACAAGGTCTTCCCGCTGGCCGAGACGGCGGCGGCGCATCAGCGGATGGAAGAGGCCGGACAGTTCGGCAAGATCGTGTTGCAAATCGCATAACTAGGTAGCCGCTGGCGGTCGCACATCACTTGAATTGAATGCGCACAGTGTTGGCGGCCCTGTTTTCGATGGTCACACTCACATCAACTTCACCGCGCCCAGCCAAGCTGCGTGGCATCTGCAAATTGATTTGATCGAGACCGGTGAAGCCACCAAGCTTACCGGCAAAGGATACAGGTGCAGCGACGCCGCCAAGCGTGGCCGTAACCGCCGCCAAACTGCTGCGATTGCGGACGCCCGTGCCATATAGGATCAAGTAAAGCTGATCGCTGGCGGGGCCAACGTCCAACGGCACGGTGACGTAACGATTGGTGGTGTTATCAAACCGCGCCACCGGTTCAAAGCTCTGCGCGCCATCCGCTTTGACGCGCAAGGCCAAAGCCGCAGGCACGCCGCGCCCGCTCGCATTCGCCGTAAACAGTCCCGGCGCGACGGCTGCAATCTCAACCGCCCCCAGCGATAACGCTCCATTGCCATTGGTGATCGTGATGGTCGCCGCACCCGGCGCAGTCCCCGGCGGCACCTGATAATTGATCTGTGTGGACGAAACGAAAAAGAGCGGCGCGAAACGTTCAGCCCCGGTGCTGTCCTTCACTCTGACCGTTGTGCCCGCCAATTCCTCCGGCAAAGGTTGCGTCGTAGCCGACCT
This sequence is a window from Acidobacteriota bacterium. Protein-coding genes within it:
- a CDS encoding zinc-binding dehydrogenase, which encodes MKAIVLRELGGPEKLLLEEMPDPQPGTGEVVVRLKAAALNHRDQWIRHGQYAGIKLPIILGSDGAGLVHSIGDGVDNALLGQEVIINPSLDWGPNEAAQGKNYRMLGLPDDGTYAEFIKVPAENVVAKPAHLSFEEAAALPLAALTAYRAVATRAQVKAGETVLVTGVGGGVASFAVQIAKALGARVLVTSGSDEKIARAKELGAEGGANYKTQDWAKEITALSGGGPDVIIDSAGADTLETAVKIVKPAGRIVFFGATNGLAPGLDLRRIFFKQLNLLGSTMGSPREFAAMLQLYNDQKLRPAVDKVFPLAETAAAHQRMEEAGQFGKIVLQIA